A window of Candidatus Goldiibacteriota bacterium genomic DNA:
GGCTCTGGGCGCAGGCCAGCAGAAAGGCTACTCTGAAAGCTATAGAGGCGTAGTAACAGAAATAAACCTTATGAAAAAGACAAGGATAGAGATAGCCGTTAACGAAGATTTCGTTGACAAAACCGTTGATGCGATAATTGAAGGCGCTTATACGGGAAAAGTGGGAGACGGAAAGATATTTATAACGGATCTGGTGGATGTGATAAGGATTAGGACAAGGGAAAAAGGCAAAAAGGCTATTTAGCACTTAACTAAACTAAGTGTTAAGTTTTATAAGATAAAGGCGGCAGATGCTCTGCCGCCTTTATCCTTTTTCCGTGTAAGTGTATTTAAAGTTTTGTTGTTTAATTATCCGGCAGTCATTTCCTTTCCGGGCTGCTGTGTTTGAATTTGTTTTTGTATGGGCCGGTGCTTGAATTTGGTTATGGTTTATTCAGCTTCCTATTTATAATGCCGATGGAAGAGTGCGTAAGGATAAGGACAGAAGAAAAAGGAAGTAAGGCGATAGGTTAGTTTTCAGATAAATTAAAGCGGCAAAGGGAAAGCTTCTCCTGCTTCACTGCCTCCCTTTGCCGCTGTTTTATTTTATGGGGTATATTTTTTCTGTCATGTCTTAGTTAAATCTCAGGCGTAATAACCGCTTATAAAACGTAAGTTTTCAGCTTTTTTTGACTGACAGTTATACCTGTGGTTTTAATTAAAGTTATTATTATCCGTTTTTTCGGGAATTACCGTGTTTTTATCTTTGGGTTCCGCGGGTTTTTTGTTCATCTTTTTAATCCACAGGGCTATTGCCGCGGAAAACGCGCCGGTAATGAAGAAAAACAGGATTATTATGGATAAAGACGCATCAAATTTCCAGAAAAGGAAAGATACAGAGACTACTGCCGCGTTCTGTACGGCAAAGACAAGCAACAACGCGAATGTAAATAGAATTGCAAGATATCCAAACATATATAACCCCCTTGAAGTTTAACCGCGGTTTCTCAGCTGCGGTTTATATTTAGCCGCAAAAACACGCTGTAAAAATACACTATTTTTTACTTTTAAAGTATAACAGAGCGAGTTTTATATATCAAACTTTTGTTATTTTTATTTAAAAATATGAATAAAGAAAATACGTTAATATTTTTTCCGGTTTTATTTTAAACCGTTTTGATTGTTCGGTTTAAAATGTCTCTTTAGATTATATGGATACGGCCTTTTGAATAAATCCCGTTTAAAGGTGATATAATGATATAGCAATAAGATTGAAGGGCGCGTTATGCCTGATAAAGTAAAAAGTTTTTCAAAGCGCAGGGCTGCAGCGGTTAAAATAAATTTTTATATTTCTTGATGGCGGTAAGTTTTTATATATAATAATCAAAATGCAAAATAGGTGATTAAATATGAAAAATGTTTTCTTTGTGAGTTTATTGTTTTTTTTTACAGCCGGGATTTGTTCCTGTGAAAAAGCGGCAATTCCTTCTGCCGCGGCGCCGGATGATGTAAAACAGCATATAAGCTCGCTTACCGGATTAAGCGGGTTTTCGATAACAAAGCAGTTTGTTACCGGTTTTGAAGCTATAAGTGATTTTGACTCTTTTTATATAGTGCCTGACGGTTATCTTGGAACAACATATCACAGCCTGACCAATTCGTCAAAACACGGCGGTTCATATTCGCACTTTGCTTTTATAAACGGAAGCAATTCTGTCACGCCGTATTTAAACACAAATCACAGGGGATATCCCACGATACAGCTTTATAAAACGCAGGGCGCGTTTCAGGGAGCTGTGTTCTGTGAATTTTACGTAAAACTGAATATTACACTTACCGCGTCAGCGGATATGGAATGGTTTTCTTTTGCCACGCTTACATCATACGGTGATGATTACTGGAGCCGTACAGTCCTTGTAAATCTTGATTATAATAACATTGTAAGGCTTATGCATATGCCTGCTCAGGGGCAAAGCGTCTGTGACATATATCAGACTGATACGGTTACATTTCCGATGAATGAATGGGTGAAGCTTTCTATACTGCTTGACTATACTTCGGATAATGAATATCTAAGCCCGTATGCCAAGGTATGGCAGAATGATGTTCTGGTATCGGGCGCAAGGTTTAATCCGCGTGTTGACCCGTCAACCATTGATACTGGATGGTGGCCGGACTGCCTTACAAGCCCGGTTTTGTGGGCGCCGTCAGACGGAATTGAGGCTGCTGAATCACGGTGCGGATTGAATTATACGGCAGGGCTGGCACAGGCGCATTTTGGAATGTACGCTCCGCCGCTGTTAACAGGCGGGGAAGTCTGGAATGATGATCTTGTGATATACGAAATTACAAGGTGATTTTCGTCCATGGAAGTATAATCTTATAAATTGAATAATTTTTATTGCCGGAACTTTTTACCGATAGTGTATAATAATTAAGAAGTGTTTACCGGAGGTATCAATGAAAAACGAAACCAAAGCAGCTGTCACAGTCAGAGGGGCGGTTTCACCCGCGCTTATTTCAATCACGGACAAAAACAAACCTGCAATTACTGATGCTGTAATTCAGAAATGGCAGAACATTCTTGATGTATTGATAAAGGTCTTTGAAGTGCCGTCCAGCCTTATAATGAAAATTGAAGAAAATGCGATTGCTGTTTTTCTGAAAGGGACCCATAAAGATAACCCTTATGAAGTAAG
This region includes:
- a CDS encoding P-II family nitrogen regulator encodes the protein MKLIVALIQPYKLEDVKSALFKAEVSKITVIPALGAGQQKGYSESYRGVVTEINLMKKTRIEIAVNEDFVDKTVDAIIEGAYTGKVGDGKIFITDLVDVIRIRTREKGKKAI
- a CDS encoding LapA family protein, with product MFGYLAILFTFALLLVFAVQNAAVVSVSFLFWKFDASLSIIILFFFITGAFSAAIALWIKKMNKKPAEPKDKNTVIPEKTDNNNFN